In a genomic window of Streptococcus oralis:
- a CDS encoding MIP/aquaporin family protein, with the protein MMKELFGEFLGTLILILLGNGVVAGVVLPKTKSNNSGWIVITMGWGIAVAVAAFVSGTLSPAHLNPAVTFAMALKGTLSWASVFPYILAQFAGAMVAQILVWLQFKPHYEAEENAGNILATFSTGPAIKNTVSNLISEILGTFVLILTIFALGLYDLQAGLGTFAVGTLIVGIGLSLGGTTGYALNPARDLGPRIMHSILPIPNKGDGDWSYAWIPVVGPILGAALAVLVFSLF; encoded by the coding sequence ATGATGAAAGAATTATTTGGAGAATTTTTGGGGACCTTAATCCTCATCCTCCTAGGAAATGGAGTTGTAGCAGGTGTGGTTCTTCCCAAAACCAAGAGTAACAATTCAGGATGGATTGTGATTACTATGGGCTGGGGAATTGCTGTAGCCGTTGCGGCCTTTGTATCTGGCACGCTCAGTCCAGCCCACCTAAATCCAGCTGTGACGTTTGCGATGGCCTTAAAAGGAACTCTCTCTTGGGCTTCTGTTTTCCCTTATATCCTAGCCCAATTCGCAGGAGCGATGGTGGCTCAGATTTTGGTTTGGTTGCAATTCAAACCACACTATGAGGCGGAAGAAAACGCAGGAAATATCCTAGCGACCTTCAGTACTGGCCCTGCCATCAAGAACACAGTATCCAACTTGATCAGCGAAATCCTTGGAACCTTTGTTTTGATCTTGACAATCTTTGCCTTGGGACTCTATGACCTTCAGGCAGGATTAGGGACCTTTGCAGTGGGAACCTTGATTGTTGGTATCGGTCTTTCACTAGGTGGGACAACGGGTTATGCCTTGAACCCAGCTCGTGACCTTGGACCTCGTATCATGCACAGCATCTTGCCAATTCCAAACAAGGGAGATGGGGACTGGTCTTATGCTTGGATTCCTGTTGTAGGACCTATCCTCGGAGCGGCCCTTGCAGTTCTCGTATTTTCACTTTTCTAA
- the dltA gene encoding D-alanine--poly(phosphoribitol) ligase subunit DltA: protein MSNKPIKDMIETIEHFAQTQPTYPVYNVLGQEHTYGDLKADSDSLAAAIDRLGLPEKSPVVVYGGQEYEMLATFVALTKSGHAYIPIDSHSALERVSAIVEVAEPSLIIAISDFPLEQVFMPMMTLAQVQEAFAQASSYEMTHPVKGDDNYYIIFTSGTTGKPKGVQISHDNLLSFTNWMITDKEFATPNRPQMLAQPPYSFDLSVMYWAPTLALGGTLFALPSAITQDFKKLFATIFSLPIAIWTSTPSFADMAMLSEDFNSEKMPGITHFYFDGEELTVKTAQKLRERFPNARIINAYGPTEATVALSAVAVTDEMLATLKRLPIGYTKADSPTFIIDGEGKKVPNGEQGEIIVSGPAVSKGYMNNPEKTAEAFFEFEGLPAYHTGDVGTMTDEGLLLYGGRMDFQIKFNGYRIELEDVSQNLNKSRYIESAVAVPRYNKDHKVQNLLAYVILKDGVRQQFERDIDITKAIKEDLADIMMSYMMPSKFLYRDSLPLTPNGKIDIKGLINEVNSR, encoded by the coding sequence GTGTCTAATAAACCGATAAAAGATATGATTGAAACGATTGAGCACTTTGCTCAAACACAACCAACATATCCTGTCTACAATGTTTTAGGCCAAGAACATACTTATGGTGATCTGAAGGCTGATTCAGATAGTTTAGCTGCAGCTATTGATCGACTTGGTTTGCCTGAGAAATCTCCTGTTGTTGTCTATGGTGGACAGGAGTATGAGATGCTGGCTACCTTTGTTGCGCTGACTAAGTCAGGTCATGCCTACATTCCAATTGACAGCCATTCGGCCTTGGAACGAGTTTCTGCTATCGTAGAAGTTGCAGAGCCAAGTTTGATTATTGCCATCTCAGATTTTCCATTGGAGCAAGTCTTTATGCCAATGATGACTTTAGCTCAGGTTCAAGAAGCTTTTGCTCAAGCTTCCAGCTACGAGATGACCCATCCAGTCAAGGGAGATGACAACTACTACATCATCTTTACTTCTGGTACGACTGGTAAGCCTAAGGGAGTGCAGATTTCCCATGATAATCTTCTCAGCTTTACCAACTGGATGATTACAGATAAGGAATTTGCGACGCCAAATCGTCCACAAATGCTGGCTCAGCCCCCTTATTCTTTTGACCTATCTGTCATGTACTGGGCGCCAACCTTAGCACTGGGTGGTACGCTTTTTGCTCTTCCTTCAGCCATTACTCAGGACTTCAAAAAACTCTTTGCGACGATTTTTTCCTTGCCCATTGCTATCTGGACCTCAACACCATCCTTTGCAGATATGGCCATGTTGTCAGAAGACTTTAACAGTGAGAAAATGCCAGGAATCACGCATTTCTACTTTGATGGTGAAGAATTGACAGTCAAAACAGCTCAAAAACTACGCGAGCGATTCCCAAATGCCCGTATTATCAATGCCTACGGACCAACAGAAGCGACAGTAGCTTTGTCAGCAGTTGCTGTAACAGACGAGATGTTGGCGACTCTCAAACGCCTGCCAATCGGCTATACCAAGGCTGATTCTCCGACCTTTATCATTGATGGGGAAGGTAAGAAAGTTCCAAATGGTGAACAGGGAGAAATTATCGTTTCTGGGCCAGCTGTTTCAAAAGGCTATATGAACAATCCTGAAAAAACGGCAGAAGCTTTCTTTGAGTTTGAAGGTCTACCAGCCTACCACACAGGGGATGTAGGAACCATGACAGATGAGGGCTTGCTTCTCTATGGTGGACGAATGGATTTCCAGATTAAGTTTAATGGTTATCGCATTGAGCTTGAAGATGTCTCTCAAAACCTCAACAAGTCTCGCTATATCGAGTCGGCAGTTGCTGTCCCGCGTTATAACAAGGACCACAAGGTGCAAAATCTACTGGCCTATGTCATCCTAAAGGACGGTGTTCGTCAGCAGTTTGAACGTGATATCGATATTACCAAGGCTATCAAGGAAGACTTGGCAGATATCATGATGTCTTATATGATGCCATCGAAATTCCTTTATCGGGACAGTTTACCACTAACTCCTAATGGTAAAATTGATATCAAGGGCTTGATTAACGAGGTAAACAGTAGATGA
- a CDS encoding teichoic acid D-Ala incorporation-associated protein DltX — MKKQRNLHVFLGRTALYFVILLGLLYFFSYLGQSQGTFIYNEF; from the coding sequence ATGAAAAAACAACGAAATTTACATGTATTCTTAGGCCGGACGGCTCTATATTTTGTAATCTTACTTGGTTTGCTTTATTTTTTTAGTTACCTTGGTCAGAGCCAAGGCACCTTTATTTATAATGAGTTCTAG
- the glpK gene encoding glycerol kinase GlpK: MSQEKYIMAIDQGTTSSRAIIFNKKGEKVSSSQKEFTQIFPQAGWVEHNANEIWNSVQSVIAGAFIESGVKPNQIEAIGITNQRETTVVWDKKTGLPIYNAIVWQSRQTAPLAEQLKSQGYVEKFHEKTGLIIDAYFSATKVRWILDHVEGAQERAEKGELLFGTIDTWLVWKLTDGAAHVTDYSNAARTMLYNIKELKWDDEILEILNIPKAMLPEVRSNSEIYGKTAPFHFYGGEVPISGMAGDQQAALFGQLAFEPGMVKNTYGTGSFIIMNTGEEMQLSENNLLTTIGYGINGKVYYALEGSIFIAGSAIQWLRDGLRMVENSPESEKYALNSHNNDEVYVVPAFTGLGAPYWNQNARGSVFGLTRGTSKEDFIKATLQSIAYQVRDIIDTMQVDAQTAIQVLKVDGGAAMNNFLMQFQADILGIDIARAKNLETTALGAAFLAGLAVGYWKDLDELKLLNETGELFEPSMNESRKEQLYKGWKKAVKATQVFAEIDD; encoded by the coding sequence ATGTCACAAGAAAAATACATCATGGCTATTGACCAAGGAACTACAAGTTCTCGTGCCATTATTTTTAACAAAAAAGGAGAAAAGGTTAGCTCTAGTCAAAAAGAGTTTACTCAGATTTTCCCTCAAGCAGGTTGGGTTGAGCACAATGCCAATGAAATTTGGAACTCTGTTCAGTCAGTTATTGCGGGTGCTTTCATCGAAAGTGGTGTCAAGCCAAATCAAATCGAAGCCATCGGGATTACCAACCAGCGTGAAACAACGGTTGTCTGGGATAAGAAAACAGGGCTTCCTATCTACAACGCAATTGTTTGGCAATCTCGCCAGACAGCACCTTTGGCTGAGCAACTAAAAAGTCAAGGTTATGTAGAAAAATTCCATGAAAAGACTGGTTTGATCATCGATGCTTACTTCTCAGCTACCAAGGTTCGTTGGATTTTGGACCATGTAGAAGGCGCTCAAGAGCGAGCAGAAAAAGGAGAATTGCTCTTTGGTACGATTGATACTTGGTTGGTTTGGAAATTGACTGACGGTGCGGCTCACGTGACGGATTACTCAAATGCAGCCCGTACCATGCTTTATAACATTAAAGAACTCAAATGGGATGATGAGATTTTGGAAATCCTCAACATTCCTAAGGCTATGCTCCCAGAAGTTCGTTCTAACTCTGAAATCTACGGCAAGACTGCTCCATTCCATTTCTACGGTGGAGAAGTGCCAATTTCAGGTATGGCTGGGGACCAACAGGCAGCCCTCTTCGGTCAGTTGGCCTTTGAACCTGGTATGGTCAAGAATACTTATGGAACAGGTTCTTTCATCATTATGAACACTGGTGAAGAGATGCAGTTGTCTGAAAACAACCTTTTGACAACGATTGGTTATGGGATCAACGGCAAGGTTTACTATGCCTTGGAAGGTTCTATCTTTATCGCAGGAAGTGCCATTCAGTGGCTTCGTGATGGACTTCGCATGGTTGAAAATTCACCAGAGTCTGAAAAATATGCTCTCAATTCTCACAACAATGACGAAGTTTATGTCGTACCTGCCTTTACAGGTCTAGGGGCTCCATACTGGAATCAAAATGCTCGTGGTTCGGTCTTTGGCTTGACTCGTGGGACAAGCAAAGAAGACTTTATCAAGGCAACTTTGCAATCCATCGCTTATCAAGTACGTGACATCATTGACACCATGCAAGTGGATGCTCAGACAGCTATCCAAGTCTTGAAGGTAGATGGTGGTGCAGCCATGAACAACTTCCTCATGCAGTTCCAGGCTGACATTTTGGGAATCGATATTGCCCGTGCTAAAAACTTGGAAACAACTGCCCTAGGTGCAGCCTTCCTAGCTGGTTTGGCAGTGGGTTACTGGAAGGATTTGGACGAGTTGAAGCTCTTGAACGAGACAGGAGAACTCTTTGAGCCATCCATGAACGAATCGCGCAAGGAACAACTCTACAAGGGCTGGAAGAAGGCTGTGAAAGCAACGCAAGTCTTTGCGGAAATCGATGACTAA
- the glpO gene encoding type 1 glycerol-3-phosphate oxidase, whose translation MEFSKKTRELSIKKMQERTLDLLIIGGGITGAGVALQAAASGLDTGLIEMQDFAEGTSSRSTKLVHGGLRYLKQFDVEVVSDTVSERAVVQQIAPHIPKPDPMLLPVYDEDGATFSLFRLKVAMDLYDLLAGVSNTPAANKVLSKEEVLERQPNLKKEGLVGGGVYLDFRNNDARLVIENIKRANQDGALIANHVKAEGFLFDESGKITGVVARDLLTDQVFEIKARLVINTTGPWSDKVRNLSNKGTQFSQMRPTKGVHLVVDSSKIKVSQPVYFDTGLGDGRMVFVLPRENKTYFGTTDTDYTGDLEHPKVTQEDVDYLLGIVNNRFPEANITIDDIESSWAGLRPLIAGNSASDYNGGNNGTISDESFNNLIATVEAYLSKEKTREDVESAVSKLESSTSEKHLDPSAVSRGSSLDRDDNGLLTLAGGKITDYRKMAEGAMERVVDILKAEFDRSFKLINSKTYPVSGGELNPANVDSEIEAFAQLGVSRGLDSKEAQYLANLYGSNAPKVFALAHSLEQAPGLSLADTLSLHYAMRNELALSPVDFLLRRTNHMLFMRDSLDSIVEPVLDEMGRFYDWTEEEKAAYRADVEAALAQNDLAELKN comes from the coding sequence ATGGAATTTTCAAAGAAAACACGTGAATTGTCAATTAAAAAAATGCAGGAACGCACTCTGGACCTTTTGATTATCGGTGGAGGGATTACAGGGGCTGGTGTAGCCTTGCAGGCGGCAGCTAGTGGACTTGACACTGGATTGATTGAAATGCAGGACTTCGCAGAAGGAACATCTAGCCGTTCAACAAAATTGGTCCACGGAGGTCTGCGTTACCTCAAACAATTTGACGTGGAAGTGGTATCAGATACAGTTTCTGAACGTGCAGTGGTTCAACAAATCGCTCCACATATTCCAAAACCAGATCCAATGCTCTTGCCAGTTTACGATGAAGATGGAGCGACCTTTAGCCTTTTCCGTCTCAAAGTAGCCATGGACTTGTACGACCTTTTGGCAGGTGTTAGCAATACGCCAGCTGCTAACAAGGTCTTGAGCAAGGAAGAAGTCTTGGAACGCCAGCCAAACTTGAAGAAAGAAGGCTTGGTAGGAGGTGGAGTTTACCTTGACTTCCGTAATAACGATGCGCGTCTCGTGATTGAAAACATCAAACGTGCCAACCAAGACGGTGCTCTCATTGCCAACCATGTTAAGGCAGAAGGCTTCCTCTTTGACGAGAGTGGCAAGATTACAGGTGTTGTAGCTCGTGATTTGTTAACAGACCAAGTCTTTGAAATTAAGGCTCGTCTGGTGATTAACACAACAGGTCCTTGGAGCGACAAGGTGCGTAATTTGTCTAATAAGGGAACCCAATTCTCACAAATGCGTCCAACTAAGGGAGTGCACTTGGTAGTGGATTCAAGCAAGATCAAGGTTTCACAGCCGGTTTACTTTGACACAGGTTTGGGAGATGGTCGTATGGTCTTTGTTCTCCCACGTGAAAACAAGACTTACTTTGGTACAACGGATACAGACTACACAGGCGATTTGGAACATCCAAAAGTGACTCAGGAAGATGTAGATTATCTACTTGGTATTGTCAACAACCGCTTCCCAGAAGCCAACATCACCATTGATGATATCGAAAGTAGCTGGGCTGGTCTTCGTCCATTGATTGCAGGCAATAGCGCTTCTGACTACAATGGCGGAAATAACGGAACCATTAGCGACGAAAGCTTTAACAACTTGATTGCGACTGTCGAAGCTTATCTATCGAAAGAAAAAACACGTGAAGATGTTGAATCTGCTGTCAGCAAGCTTGAAAGTAGCACATCTGAGAAACATTTGGATCCATCTGCAGTTTCTCGTGGTTCGAGTTTGGATCGTGATGATAATGGTCTTTTGACCCTTGCTGGTGGTAAAATCACAGACTACCGTAAGATGGCTGAAGGAGCTATGGAGCGCGTAGTCGATATCCTCAAAGCAGAATTTGACCGTAGCTTTAAACTGATCAACTCGAAGACTTATCCTGTTTCAGGTGGAGAATTGAACCCAGCAAATGTGGACTCAGAAATCGAAGCCTTTGCTCAACTTGGAGTTTCACGTGGTTTGGATAGCAAGGAAGCTCAGTATCTCGCAAATCTTTACGGTTCAAATGCACCGAAAGTCTTTGCACTTGCTCACAGCTTGGAACAAGCGCCAGGACTCAGCTTGGCAGATACCTTGTCCCTTCACTATGCAATGCGCAATGAGTTGGCTCTTAGCCCAGTTGACTTTCTTCTTCGTCGTACCAACCACATGCTCTTTATGCGTGATAGTTTAGATAGCATCGTTGAGCCAGTTCTGGATGAAATGGGACGATTCTATGATTGGACCGAAGAAGAAAAAGCAGCCTACCGTGCGGATGTCGAAGCAGCTCTTGCTCAAAACGATTTGGCAGAACTAAAAAATTAA
- a CDS encoding helix-turn-helix domain-containing protein, which produces MYLGDLMEKAESGQFLVLSFLLQDSQTTVKKAMEETGFSKATLTKYISLINENALERGLELTIHLEDENLRLSIGAATKGREIRSLFLDNAIKYQILVYLLYHQQFLAHQLAQELMISEATLGRNLAGLNQILSEFDLSIQNGRWRGPEHQIRYFYFCLFRKIWSSQEWEGHMQKAERKQEIASLEEICGASLSSGQKLDLVLWAHISQQRLRVNACQFQVIEEKMRGYFDNIFYLRLLRKAPSFFAGQHIPLGTEDGEMMVFFSFLLSHRILPLHTMEYILGFGGQLADLLTQLIQEMKKEELLGDYTEDHVTYELSQLCGQVYLYKGYILQDQYRYQTENRHPYLLMEHDFRGTAERIFHILPTFQQGTDLDKKILWEWLQLIEYMAENGGQHMSIGLDLTSGFLVFSRMAAILKRYLEYNRFITIEAYEPSRHYDLLITNNPIHKKEQTPVYYLKNDLDMEDLAKIRQMLFA; this is translated from the coding sequence ATGTATTTAGGTGATTTGATGGAAAAAGCAGAATCTGGTCAATTTTTAGTCCTTTCCTTTCTATTACAAGATTCGCAGACAACAGTCAAGAAAGCCATGGAAGAAACAGGATTTTCAAAGGCGACTCTAACCAAGTACATCTCTCTGATTAACGAAAATGCCTTGGAAAGAGGACTAGAGCTGACCATCCACTTGGAAGATGAAAATCTGCGTTTGTCGATTGGTGCAGCCACAAAGGGGAGAGAGATTCGGAGCTTGTTTCTAGACAATGCCATTAAGTACCAAATTTTGGTTTACCTTCTCTATCACCAACAGTTTCTAGCTCATCAGTTGGCTCAAGAATTGATGATTAGCGAGGCCACGCTTGGTCGCAACTTAGCTGGTCTAAATCAGATTTTGTCAGAGTTTGACTTATCCATCCAAAATGGCCGTTGGCGAGGTCCGGAGCATCAGATTCGCTATTTCTATTTCTGCCTTTTTCGCAAGATTTGGTCCAGTCAGGAGTGGGAAGGTCACATGCAGAAAGCTGAGAGAAAACAAGAGATTGCTAGCTTAGAAGAAATCTGCGGTGCCAGCTTGTCTTCAGGTCAGAAATTGGACTTGGTTCTCTGGGCTCACATCAGTCAACAGCGTCTTCGGGTCAATGCCTGTCAGTTTCAAGTCATAGAAGAAAAAATGCGAGGGTATTTTGACAATATTTTCTATCTTCGTTTGCTGAGAAAGGCTCCGTCCTTTTTTGCTGGGCAACATATCCCTCTAGGAACTGAGGATGGTGAGATGATGGTATTCTTTTCATTTCTCCTTTCCCATCGTATTTTGCCCCTTCATACTATGGAGTATATCCTTGGTTTTGGAGGGCAATTAGCTGATTTGCTGACGCAATTGATTCAAGAGATGAAGAAAGAGGAGTTACTGGGGGACTACACAGAGGACCATGTCACCTATGAACTCAGTCAGCTCTGTGGTCAAGTTTATCTCTACAAGGGCTATATCTTGCAAGATCAGTACAGATACCAGACAGAGAATCGCCATCCCTATTTGCTGATGGAACATGATTTTAGAGGAACTGCAGAGAGAATTTTTCATATTTTGCCTACCTTTCAACAGGGAACGGATTTGGATAAGAAAATTCTCTGGGAATGGCTTCAGTTGATAGAGTATATGGCAGAAAATGGTGGCCAACATATGAGTATTGGTCTGGATTTGACATCTGGTTTTCTTGTCTTTTCTAGGATGGCTGCCATTTTGAAACGGTATTTGGAATACAATCGTTTCATTACTATTGAAGCCTATGAGCCCAGTCGACATTATGATTTGTTGATTACCAACAACCCTATTCATAAGAAAGAACAGACTCCGGTTTATTATTTAAAAAATGATTTGGATATGGAGGATTTGGCGAAGATTCGTCAGATGCTCTTTGCTTAA
- the hslO gene encoding Hsp33 family molecular chaperone HslO, producing the protein MDKIIKTISESGAFRAFVLDSTETIRTAQEKHQTQASSTVALGRTLIASQILAANEKGNTKLTVKVLGTSSLGAIITVADTKGNVKGYVQNPGVDIKKTATGEVLVGPFVGNGQFLVITDYGTGNPYNSMTPLISGEIGEDLAYYLTESQQTPSAVGLNVLLDEDDKVKVAGGFLLQVLPGAKDEEITRFEKRIQEMPAISTLLESDDHIEALLKAIYGDESYKRLSEEEIRFQCDCSKDRFMNALASLPSSDLEEMKEEDHGAEITCQFCQTTYNFDENDLEELIRDKS; encoded by the coding sequence ATGGATAAAATTATTAAAACTATATCAGAAAGCGGAGCCTTTCGTGCTTTTGTTCTTGACAGCACGGAAACCATCCGCACTGCTCAAGAAAAACATCAAACTCAAGCCAGTTCAACTGTTGCACTTGGCCGTACCCTTATCGCTAGCCAAATTCTCGCAGCCAATGAAAAAGGAAATACCAAACTAACAGTTAAAGTTCTTGGAACCAGCTCTCTTGGTGCCATCATCACGGTTGCAGATACCAAGGGAAACGTCAAAGGCTACGTTCAAAATCCAGGTGTGGACATTAAAAAAACTGCAACGGGTGAAGTCCTTGTCGGACCTTTTGTCGGCAATGGCCAATTTCTCGTTATCACAGACTACGGTACTGGAAATCCCTACAACTCCATGACTCCCCTCATCTCTGGGGAAATCGGTGAAGACTTGGCCTATTACCTGACAGAAAGTCAACAAACCCCTTCAGCTGTGGGGCTTAATGTCCTTTTAGACGAAGACGACAAGGTCAAAGTTGCTGGAGGTTTTCTTCTCCAAGTATTACCAGGAGCCAAGGACGAAGAGATTACTCGCTTTGAAAAACGCATCCAAGAAATGCCAGCCATCTCAACCCTTCTGGAAAGCGATGACCATATCGAAGCCCTCCTCAAGGCCATCTATGGTGACGAATCATACAAACGTCTATCTGAAGAAGAAATTCGTTTCCAATGTGACTGCAGTAAAGACCGTTTTATGAACGCTCTTGCCAGCCTTCCAAGCTCAGACCTTGAGGAAATGAAGGAGGAAGACCACGGGGCAGAAATCACTTGTCAATTCTGCCAAACAACTTATAACTTTGATGAAAACGACCTGGAGGAACTCATTCGTGACAAATCTTAA